The proteins below come from a single Euryarchaeota archaeon genomic window:
- a CDS encoding helix-turn-helix domain-containing protein yields the protein MEKILLTRKEAAQALSIGLRTLHRYIVLKEITVRRIGGRVLIPRHELERFARRDHDAPFPSLESAKQPRPEGATA from the coding sequence ATGGAAAAGATTTTGCTGACCCGCAAGGAAGCCGCCCAGGCACTCTCGATCGGCCTTCGCACTCTGCACCGCTACATCGTGCTGAAGGAGATCACGGTTCGGCGCATCGGCGGGCGCGTCTTGATCCCTCGGCACGAGCTCGAACGGTTTGCGCGCCGGGACCACGACGCACCCTTCCCATCACTCGAATCGGCAAAGCAGCCCAGACCGGAGGGTGCGACGGCGTGA
- a CDS encoding helix-turn-helix transcriptional regulator, whose product MVAENLFVTAIHQLRKTLGLTQEGMARQLGCTLGSFQRWELGTRIPSGEYLIKMIHMCPDDKCRAAFGLKGGKVDSAALSMLQKIAVRQHRVLQESLAVLEELRAGGSTEAAERLAMMSKVLSNVVAAVLALEKEKPRKR is encoded by the coding sequence ATGGTAGCCGAGAATCTCTTTGTTACCGCCATCCATCAGCTGCGTAAAACCCTCGGCCTGACTCAGGAAGGCATGGCACGTCAGCTAGGATGTACGCTCGGGTCGTTCCAGCGATGGGAGCTGGGAACCAGAATTCCAAGCGGCGAATACCTGATCAAGATGATCCATATGTGTCCCGACGATAAGTGCCGGGCCGCGTTTGGACTCAAGGGGGGCAAGGTGGATTCGGCAGCCCTCTCCATGCTCCAGAAGATCGCGGTTCGCCAGCATCGGGTCCTGCAAGAATCCCTGGCCGTGCTGGAAGAGCTGCGAGCGGGGGGGTCAACTGAGGCTGCCGAAAGACTCGCCATGATGTCGAAAGTGTTGAGCAACGTGGTTGCAGCCGTTCTTGCGCTGGAGAAAGAAAAGCCGAGGAAGAGATAA
- a CDS encoding site-specific integrase has product MRGVYEYPKDSGVWWIHYHDYQGKRHREKAGTNSAAIKLYHKRKTEALLGRKLPELLRRRPVTFDDLITDALEHSKRHHGVKTQAVAGWMLAVLRERFGKQPAEAITPKQVEEFLAERARTKTTSNRWRSLVSLLYRLGEDNGRVEVNPIRKVKRHRENNTRDRFLSADEEKKLRANIRELSPEKEPEFDLALYTGMRAGEQYGLQWRDVNLDLGLITIPRSKHGEKRFVRLNAAARLALARLRARYKHEPKGEHLVCPTEDHRQRRWFQECCLEAGVLNFRWHDLRHTFGSRLVMAGVDLRTVQELLGHRGITTTLRYAHLAPGHLQEAVERLNPTATRTATRRRTRVASRKQLVM; this is encoded by the coding sequence ATGAGAGGCGTGTACGAGTACCCGAAGGACTCGGGTGTCTGGTGGATCCACTATCACGACTATCAGGGGAAGCGGCACCGTGAGAAGGCGGGCACGAATTCCGCCGCCATCAAGCTGTACCACAAGCGCAAGACCGAGGCGCTCCTGGGCCGGAAGCTTCCCGAGCTTCTAAGGAGACGCCCCGTCACGTTCGATGATTTGATCACGGATGCGCTGGAGCACTCGAAAAGACATCACGGGGTGAAGACGCAGGCTGTCGCAGGGTGGATGCTGGCCGTGCTGCGTGAGCGGTTCGGCAAGCAGCCGGCCGAGGCAATCACGCCCAAGCAGGTCGAAGAATTTCTGGCTGAGCGCGCACGGACCAAGACCACTTCCAACCGCTGGCGTTCGCTCGTGTCACTTCTTTACCGGCTGGGCGAGGACAATGGGAGGGTCGAGGTCAACCCCATCCGCAAGGTAAAGCGGCACCGCGAGAATAATACGCGCGACCGGTTCCTATCGGCCGACGAGGAGAAAAAGCTCCGGGCCAACATCCGCGAGCTGTCCCCAGAGAAGGAGCCCGAGTTCGATCTGGCGCTGTACACCGGCATGCGCGCCGGGGAGCAGTATGGCTTGCAGTGGCGGGACGTGAACCTGGACCTCGGGTTGATCACGATCCCGCGCAGCAAACATGGAGAGAAACGCTTCGTGCGGCTGAACGCCGCCGCGCGACTGGCGCTGGCGCGCCTGCGAGCGCGATATAAGCATGAGCCCAAGGGCGAGCACCTAGTGTGCCCAACGGAAGACCACCGGCAGCGGCGCTGGTTTCAAGAATGCTGCTTGGAGGCAGGCGTATTGAACTTCCGATGGCACGACCTACGGCACACGTTTGGCAGCCGTCTGGTCATGGCCGGCGTCGACCTGCGCACGGTCCAAGAGCTGCTCGGGCACAGGGGGATCACAACCACTCTCAGATATGCGCACTTGGCGCCGGGCCACCTCCAAGAGGCCGTCGAGCGCCTGAACCCGACAGCCACCAGAACAGCCACCAGACGACGGACCAGGGTTGCCAGCAGGAAGCAACTCGTCATGTAA